One window of the Zea mays cultivar B73 chromosome 3, Zm-B73-REFERENCE-NAM-5.0, whole genome shotgun sequence genome contains the following:
- the LOC100193809 gene encoding uncharacterized protein LOC100193809 — protein sequence MVMEETIDDSEMSLSNMVLGFLEDFERDERRPENDDDNNEEEGSSGGDTAESKAFWQTQHLQLREALAKGSPAESRIRADTEEAVKSMRAAACSCSCTGRPAARDCRPCMLRHVADRLRDAGYDSALCKSKWTRSPDIPSGEHSYVEVAVQTRSGKSVRVVVELSFRAEFEVARASAGYRALVTALPEVFVGRADRLRGVVKVMCAAAKQCMKDNNMHMGPWRKHKYMQAKWLGTPERGAAAVAAAETPVVAVPSVTVGSPEKQTKFRASMLTFDFGRTALEVA from the exons ATGGTGATGGAGGAGACGATAGACGACAGTGAGATGAGTTTGTCGAACATGGTGCTGGGCTTCCTGGAAGATTTCGAGAGGGACGAGCGACGGCCGGAGAACGACGACGACAACAACGAGGAAGAGGGCTCCAGCGGCGGCGACACCGCCGAGAGCAAGGCCTTCTGGCAGACCCAACACTTGCAGCTGCGC GAGGCACTGGCCAAGGGCAGCCCAGCCGAGAGCAGGATCCGCGCGGACACGGAGGAGGCCGTCAAGAGCATGCGCGCCGcggcctgctcctgctcctgcacgGGGCGGCCCGCCGCCCGGGACTGCCGGCCGTGCATGCTCCGGCACGTCGCCGACCGGCTGCGCGACGCCGGCTACGACAGCGCGCTCTGCAAATCCAAGTGGACGCGCTCGCCGGATATCCCTTCAG GCGAGCACAGCTACGTGGAGGTGGCGGTGCAGACGAGGAGCGGCAAGTCCGTGCGCGTGGTGGTGGAGCTCAGCTTCCGCGCCGAGTTCGAGGTGGCGCGCGCCAGCGCCGGCTACCGCGCGCTGGTGACCGCGCTGCCCGAGGTGTTCGTCGGCCGGGCCGACCGGCTGCGCGGCGTCGTCAAGGTCATGTGCGCCGCGGCCAAGCAGTGCATGAAGGATAACAACATGCACATGGGACCCTGGAGGAAGCACAAGTACATGCAGGCCAAGTGGCTCGGCACGCCCGAGCGGggagcggcggcggtggcggcggcggagaCGCCGGTGGTGGCGGTTCCGTCGGTGACGGTCGGCTCGCCAGAGAAGCAGACCAAGTTCAGGGCGTCCATGCTGACCTTCGACTTTGGCCGGACCGCGCTGGAGGTCGCGTGA